In Capsicum annuum cultivar UCD-10X-F1 chromosome 7, UCD10Xv1.1, whole genome shotgun sequence, one genomic interval encodes:
- the LOC107877288 gene encoding putative cyclin-D6-1 — protein MDFDIENPLPFSHDDETHAHTNISHLFNIEIDHTPSKNYHQNLENSDFHITIREATISIILQISYPFDPFLSYLAINYLDRFLCLHSLSEGKPWMLKLIAVSCVSLALKMRKREYSVSEIQQDGGVIFDSETIKRMELLILGGLKWRMCSITPFAFINFFISLFKFKDLPLQQALKARATEIILTAQNDVKILQYKPSIISASALLSASHELFPLQFPCYKTAILNCSYVQKADLLSCYNIMQEIAKEGYESILEMVSSTCTPVNVLDLQMSWSSDNEPIEEHTTSASTLLLNAISSSNNNRQDNLMKCRKIIIDDDNS, from the exons ATGGACTTTGACATTGAAAATCCATTGCCATTTAGCCATGATGATGAAACTCATGCACACACCaatatttctcatcttttcaacatTGAAATTGATCACACGCCTTCTAAAAATTATCATCAAAATCTCGAAAACTCGGATTTTCACATCACTATCCGTGAAGCAACCATTTCTATAATCTTACAAATTTCTTACCCCTTTGATCCTTTTCTCTCATACCTTGCCATTAATTATCTCGATCGATTTCTCTGCCTCCATTCACTATCA GAAGGGAAGCCATGGATGTTGAAGCTGATTGCTGTTTCTTGTGTTTCATTAGCATTAAAGATGAGGAAAAGAGAGTACTCTGTTAGTGAAATTCAG CAAGATGGTGGTGTGATATTTGATAGTGAGACAATAAAACGAATGGAGCTTTTGATTCTCGGGGGCCTAAAATGGAGAATGTGTTCAATCACACCATTTGCcttcattaatttcttcatatcttTGTTCAAATTCAAAGATCTACCGTTACAACAAGCTCTCAAAGCTAGAGCCACTGAGATTATATTAACAGCTCAAAATG ATGTCAAGATTTTGCAGTACAAGCCATCTATAATATCAGCTTCAGCTCTTCTATCTGCTTCTCATGAGCTTTTCCCTTTACAATTCCCATGCTATAAAACTGCAATCCTAAATTGTTCATATGTACAGAAG GCTGATTTGTTAAGTTGCTATAATATCATGCAAGAAATAGCAAAGGAAGGGTATGAATCAATACTAGAGATGGTGTCAAGCACATGCACACCAGTCAACGTGCTTGACCTGCAAATGAGTTGGAGTTCAGATAACGAGCCAATTGAAGAACATACCACCTCTGCCTCTACTCTACTACTTAATGCTAttagcagcagcaacaacaacaggcAAGACAACTTGATGAAATGTCGAAAGATTATTATTGATGATGACAACAGTTAA